ATCGCGACCGCAGATCGAGACCTCGTTCGCTCGCTAAGGCAGCGCTGCAAACTCCCAAGGCTGCGAGCGCGGTTTGTGCAACCAAATTTGAATCTGCGTCCGTCTTGGACGATCCGTGCGGTGGGAACCGCAAACGCCGCAGGGCGGGGAACGAAAGTACGGTTGTCTGTTCTGCATAAGCGATCGTCACTCCACCCGCCAGATAGATTCGTCGGTCAGCGTCTCCAATGGGATCTCTGCCTGTCTCCGAAAGGGAGGGGGCGATATTTCCATGGTTGACTTCCGACGGCTTACCATCTTTCCCGGCCAGCCTTGGCTTCTTCTTATCCATTCGCGCTTGGTTTGCATCGAGCGTCCAGTCGCCGTTTTTATCTTCGTATACCGGTCCCGATTTCAACTGAATCGCAAGCGGGTCGATTCGGCTGCTCGTCTTGACACCCAGTTCTGCATCGATGCCGATGATCTCCGATACCAGTGCTCTTTGGAATTTCACTCCTAGACCTCCTTTGGGCCCGGTGGAATCCCAGATCCCAAAGATCAAAGCTGTTGGGCAGAGCTCAAGCAGCGGTGTGGCGTTGCGGAGTGTCGCCTGACTGAGTTTTTTGCCGAGCGTGGTCGCCCGAAACGCGACGCCATCGAGTTCGCTGTCGCGCAGGATCGCGTCTGCGACACGATGTGGTGCCTGCAAGCTTGTAACGCGGCCAATCGGTTCGTACAGTCCAGCATCTTCTGAACCGGGCTCGACGATCGGGATCTCGCCAAAGTCGACTTCGACAACGGGGATTTTGATACGTTCATCGTCCACTGCATCTTGAAGTGCTTCTTCAAATCGGTTTGCCTGACTTTGAACCGAGTCCATCAGAACGCATCGCACAGGCTGGTCTCGCCCCGGTACGCGCCGATACTCCATCGCATAGACGGCTCCCGCATAGGTTGGCGGAAAGACCTTGTCTCCCTCGCCACCCGCAGGTTGCAGTTTGGTTCGGCAGCGCAGTGCTGCACCGGTCTTTACGGCATCTTTTAGTTTTGAATAGTCAAATGGCATTTGTGTCTGCTCCTAGATCTGGTGTTGCAAAAAGAAAAGTTAGAACCCGAAAGGATTGGTGTTAACAGTTGGTCGGTATGTCGCATTCAAGCTTCGTTGTATTTGCCGTTTGAGTGTTAGCCCCGGTTGCATTTCCTGTTGGGTATGCATAAGTCAGTTTTTGTCCCCGAAGGGATTGCAGCCATTAGCCGTAGGTAAGCGAGGCGCCACCTACGGCTAATGTCAAACAAACAGGTTTTCGACCCCGAAGGCTGTCGCAGCAATCAGGCTGCGACCACCTTCGGGGTCGTATATCGCGTCGCTTTTCGTCATCCGGTGGTGTTCGCTGCGCTCGACCACCGGCTAATGGCTTTAACGCCTTCGGCGTAGGTTGACTTGTGTATAACTGCCAGGTTTAGCGGCGCCGGGCCCAGCTAACGCCCAATCCGACGATCCGTTAGTATTGGCTACTACGTTCACGGTCGGGGCTATATCGCTGCAACTCCGGTTCGGCAGCCAATTGCTGCCGTGCACGCTTGAGACGAGTCTTGACTGTGTTCAATGAGATTCCGAGCTTCGTTGTGATCTTTCCGGGGCCGGATTCGTCCGGCCTCGGCCTCATTGTTTTTGTTGGACTTTTCGTTGATTGCTCGTTAACATATATGTGAACCTTATGCCGCATGTGCTGTTTGTCTGGAATGACGAAATCGTTGCGTACGTTGCACAGCATGGGGTGACCGTCGACGAGTTCGAAGAGGTTGTGTTGAACGCTCGTCGTGTCGATGCAAGTCGTTCGTCCGGGAGGCCTATCGTGTTTGGTGAAACCTCTTCGGGAAAGTATCTCGCTTGCGTGTTTGAATACCTCGACGACGTTCATGTCGTTCCGGTAACGGCATACGAGGTGTAGCGTTGAGAGGATTCGTGGATCGCGATGTGTGCGATTTGATGGCTTGAATGCTGCGGTCTCATTGAAGTGTCCACCTCGGAAAGGACTTGGTCTTATGAACAAGAAATCGAGTGGTAATCGCGTCGTGCGTGAGTTGACGACCGACGAACGGAAACAGCTCGAGACCGCCCGCGCGGAAACCGAAGTTCGTCGCGATTCGATCGTCGCCGAAGCGCGTGCAAGAAAACGGGCCCTCGAGGCGATGCGGAAAGATGCGCAGGCAACGATCCGGGCAATGAAAGAGGAGCGGGAGCGTCTGGGGTTGTCCTTGGCGGATGTGGAAGCACGCAGTGGGCTCAAGCGAAGCTCACTTTCGCGATTGGAAAACGATCCCGATGCCAATCCCACGTTGCTGACATTGCAGCGATATGCCGATGCGCTGCACTTGTCGCTGAGTACTTCGGTTGGCCAGCCGTGAAGTCGCAGATTGCATGTCGCCAGGATTCGATAAACAGACGTTGAGAGCATTTTGCCGTTCATCGTGCATGCCTTTCCGAAGTTGGGGCGTAATGCGTCATGGCGGCGGCGAGTTCTGCTTGGATCTCGTCGCGGAGTTCCTGAGGTTCTAAAACTTCCGCCGACGCGCCGAAGCTGAGGATCCAGCTTTTGATCTCCATCGTGCTTGTCAATTCGAATGTCGCTTCGGCTAGCGCTTGCCCCAGCACCTCGACCTGTTGGCTGGAGTGCATCCGCTTTTCTTGGATGTAGCGGGCGGCGGTGCCGGTGAAACGGACGCGGACGGTGATCGATTCCTCTCCGGCGACGACGGCAAACGCGCCGCGAAAATGTTCGGCGGCATCGAAGTCGGTGGGGCGTTCGAAACGGATTTCGGTGACTTCGGCATCGCTCATCCGGTCCACTTTCCAAGTCTTCACCATCTCCTCATCGTTATGCCAGCCGATGACGTACAGCGAGCCGCGATGTTCGGCCATCGCGTAGGGGAAGATGTCGTAGGTGACCGGTTCGGTGCTGCGGTTGGAGCGGTAGGTGATGAAGGTTGCCCGGTTCTCTTCGATTCCCAAGGTGAGGGCGTCGAGGATTTCGCCGTGGGCCGAATAGTCCGATCCGACCTGGGCGATATGAACCCGCGGCAGCATCCGTTCAAGGAACCGCTGTTCGTTCGGCCCGATCGCCGCCATGATCTTTTCGAACGCGCACTCGGAGGCTTCGCCCAGCGGTGTCCCTTGGAAGACGCGGATGCCTGGCCGGCAGAGCATCAGCGCGAGCGCTTCGTCATAGGCGAATTTGATTTGAGGCAACGATTCTTTGGACAGCCAGTAGCACTTTTGACCGTTGTCGCCGATCTGCTCTTGGATCGCCACGCCAACGCCGCGCAGCGAAGCGATGTCGCGGCGTACCGTCTTGCTGCTGACGCGCAATGCGGCGGCGAGCGATTCGACGCCTTGTTTCCCTTCGCCGTTGGCGATCAGTAATAATAGTTTCGGATGTCGTTCCGATTGGATGGCCATTCATAAAGCCCCGTTTGGATGAGTCTTTTCACCAAAGTAGGGGCTAGTGTATCAGTCGCCAGAGGGTGGGGGGCGAGTGCTGGACAAGATGTGTCCAAGCGGAGAATGTTTTTGCTGCGGGCTGTTTTGTTTGACTAATGGCGGCTTGCCGACGCCTGTGGTTTTCATACCAGCACGAAGCGCAAGCGAGTGGTTTTCGCGGCAGCGACGATTAGCTTTCGATCACTCGCTAGCGCGTCGTGCTAGTATGTTGATCGCTGATTACCGGGCTTCTGCGGGGCGAACAACGTTCCCATACCAGCACGAAGCGCAAGCGAGTGTTTTTTGCGGCACCGACGATTAGCTTTCGATCACTCGCTAGCGCGTCGTGCTAGTATGTCGATCGGCGATCACCGGTCTTCTGCAAAGGGACTCACGCTCCCATACCAGCACGAAGCGCAAGCGAGTGTTTTTTGCGGCAGCGACGATTAGCTTTCGATCACTCGCTAGCGCGTCGTGCTAGTATGTCGATCGGCGATCACCGGTCTTCTGCAAAGGGACTCACGCTCCCATACCAGCACGAAGCGCAAGCGAGTGTTTTTTGCGGCAGCGACGATTAGCTTTCGATCACTCGCTAGCGCGTCGTGCTAGTATGTCGATCGGCGATCACCGGTCTTCTGCAAAGGGACTCACGCTCCCATACCAGCACGAAGCGCAAGCGAGTATTTTTTACGGCACCAGCGCTTGGAGTTCGAGATCACTCGCTAGCGCGTCGTGCTGGTATGTCGATCGCCAATCACCGGACTTCTGCAGGGCGACTCACGTTCCCATACCAGCACGAAGCGCAAGCGAGTGGTTTTCACGGCACCAACGCTTGGAGTTCGAGATCACTCGCTAGCGCGTCGTGCTAGTATGTCGATCGTTAGGGTGCCGCTGATGCCGGGGCGGAGGAGCCATTGGGGCTGGCCGTTGGCGGCGGGCAGCTTGCGGTTGTCGGTCACTGTCCAGACAAGGTAGTTGCCGTCGAGGTCGACTTCCGGGCTGCATCGCGTGATCGTTAGATCGTCCATCACAATCGGTTCTTCGCCGGCGATCTGGAACGTTGCTGTCGCCCGCATCCCGATGATCCGGTGGGGTGCGATGTCGCGTAGATTCACGATCGCTTGGACCGTCAAGCGATCCATCCGCAGGATCCGCACCACGGGATCGCCTTGGCGACACCATTCCGATTGAAAGCGGAACTGCTTGACGATCGTGCCAGCGAACGGCGAGACACTCTCACGCTCCTGCAAATCGATCTCCGCAACCGATAGTTCGGCTTCGGCAACCTGCCGCGCGTAGAGGTCCTCGCGATGTGCGGCTTCTGCGATTTTCAGCTCCGCCGCACTGCGATCCTTGTTGCTCGCCGCACGGTAGCGTTCCAGATAAGGCGTGCGGCCGACTTCATCGAGCAGTTCGGTCTCTTTTGTATTCTTCGCCAGTTCGACTTCCGCAGCCCGAATGTTCCATTGGTTCTCCGCTTTGACTGTCGCTTGATCCAGCTCCGCTCTCGCGACTTCCAATCTCGCCTGCGATTCGTCGTCGCCCAGCTGGAACAGCAGCTGGCCGGTGGCGACATCTTCGCCAGTGCGCGCATGCAAGGTGGTCAGCAGGCCATCCCGCTCGGCGGCCAAATCGACTTGGTCCAGTATCATCAATAGACAGTCGGTTTCGACGCTCGCGGGTTGCGAACGATCCTGACCGTGACTGGTCGAACCGACTAGCAGTGCGATCGCGATCAGGAAGTGAAGTGGGGCGATAGGTTTCATAAG
Above is a genomic segment from Rosistilla ulvae containing:
- the cas7g gene encoding type I-G CRISPR-associated RAMP protein Csb1/Cas7g, whose amino-acid sequence is MPFDYSKLKDAVKTGAALRCRTKLQPAGGEGDKVFPPTYAGAVYAMEYRRVPGRDQPVRCVLMDSVQSQANRFEEALQDAVDDERIKIPVVEVDFGEIPIVEPGSEDAGLYEPIGRVTSLQAPHRVADAILRDSELDGVAFRATTLGKKLSQATLRNATPLLELCPTALIFGIWDSTGPKGGLGVKFQRALVSEIIGIDAELGVKTSSRIDPLAIQLKSGPVYEDKNGDWTLDANQARMDKKKPRLAGKDGKPSEVNHGNIAPSLSETGRDPIGDADRRIYLAGGVTIAYAEQTTVLSFPALRRLRFPPHGSSKTDADSNLVAQTALAALGVCSAALASERGLDLRSRCLLWPTEKPTWELLAQPGESAEQFMISADEAVALLEESIAKAVEAQLPWNTEPLVLKPAQKLVDLVRKSQELAVTSGAEDGGE
- a CDS encoding helix-turn-helix domain-containing protein produces the protein MNKKSSGNRVVRELTTDERKQLETARAETEVRRDSIVAEARARKRALEAMRKDAQATIRAMKEERERLGLSLADVEARSGLKRSSLSRLENDPDANPTLLTLQRYADALHLSLSTSVGQP
- a CDS encoding helix-turn-helix transcriptional regulator, with translation MAIQSERHPKLLLLIANGEGKQGVESLAAALRVSSKTVRRDIASLRGVGVAIQEQIGDNGQKCYWLSKESLPQIKFAYDEALALMLCRPGIRVFQGTPLGEASECAFEKIMAAIGPNEQRFLERMLPRVHIAQVGSDYSAHGEILDALTLGIEENRATFITYRSNRSTEPVTYDIFPYAMAEHRGSLYVIGWHNDEEMVKTWKVDRMSDAEVTEIRFERPTDFDAAEHFRGAFAVVAGEESITVRVRFTGTAARYIQEKRMHSSQQVEVLGQALAEATFELTSTMEIKSWILSFGASAEVLEPQELRDEIQAELAAAMTHYAPTSERHAR
- a CDS encoding efflux RND transporter periplasmic adaptor subunit — translated: MKPIAPLHFLIAIALLVGSTSHGQDRSQPASVETDCLLMILDQVDLAAERDGLLTTLHARTGEDVATGQLLFQLGDDESQARLEVARAELDQATVKAENQWNIRAAEVELAKNTKETELLDEVGRTPYLERYRAASNKDRSAAELKIAEAAHREDLYARQVAEAELSVAEIDLQERESVSPFAGTIVKQFRFQSEWCRQGDPVVRILRMDRLTVQAIVNLRDIAPHRIIGMRATATFQIAGEEPIVMDDLTITRCSPEVDLDGNYLVWTVTDNRKLPAANGQPQWLLRPGISGTLTIDILARRASE